One window of the Niallia circulans genome contains the following:
- a CDS encoding spore coat protein — translation MNNDYLDPINALNMPELADMTFAVDFLIRAKEGVRNIATALTETASPDLRVLLRKQLNQAIQMHQEITDLMVEKKWFHPHDLSQQYKLDQLSAKNTIMIGNMHLFTGETNRKGMFDRTPDQH, via the coding sequence TTGAATAATGACTACTTAGATCCCATTAATGCGTTAAATATGCCAGAGCTTGCTGATATGACATTTGCGGTTGATTTTCTTATTCGCGCAAAAGAAGGAGTGAGAAATATAGCAACAGCGTTAACTGAAACAGCTTCACCAGACTTAAGAGTACTTTTACGAAAACAGCTTAACCAAGCAATCCAGATGCACCAAGAAATAACAGATTTAATGGTAGAAAAAAAATGGTTCCATCCCCATGATCTGAGTCAACAATATAAGTTAGATCAACTTTCGGCAAAGAATACTATTATGATTGGAAATATGCATTTGTTTACTGGTGAAACGAATCGAAAAGGAATGTTTGATCGGACGCCTGATCAGCATTAA